One genomic region from Symbiobacterium terraclitae encodes:
- a CDS encoding ATP-dependent helicase, with protein MNPIPFNLNDLTDEQQRVVTHADGPAVVIACPGSGKTRALTQRMGYLVHRGVPPAAILGITFTRAAAAEMKARLARLIPPAMARQVRLFTFHGLAYQILKAARGRPNVLDERAQKAMAGQLLREFELNADQPAVECLLTDFAFLVGAQIPLEQFRPGSCDPERFRQIWDRYGELKAERGLVDFDDLIVLARDLLRNTPAHRRALVARIRHLLVDEFQDTNALQWEFLQLLIPAGDNLMVVGDDDQAIYGWRGASPSFMLDFPRRFPGCATLRLSRNFRSTASIIAPAARLIAFNTRRFAKEFVAERAPAQPPGFVRPEDAADEADRITAAIREQLAAGADPTQLAVLYRTHLLAYPLMNRLDRAGIPYRVIGGRPNPFTRWMARDALAYLRWAYGEASLEEIARVLRRPARPGIPKELVQELQQAHVEPGAVLDWLADRVTAVGAYELRRLRKQLQRLTKTPAGQAISFIRGEIGYDEYIRQYCGWSGSDPQEAGEVLSALEQIPEPGESARVYIDLASQEELRGDAGDLNTGDARAPNTPAVTLASFHGSKGLEWERVWLLSAVEGAIPHRLTLEEGSPMALEEERRLFYVGMTRAKDVLTISAPRRLLGADATPSRFVVEAGIWTPPPPPAQRSPLRRLWQAAVARPELASPAPQHAPLQPEYAPPAADDDQLPPVLPRESYVPGTVCWHKRFGEGVILWVNAEGGLVEIAFRGIAEPKLLAIDACIQAQLVRVAKG; from the coding sequence TTGAACCCGATCCCTTTCAACCTGAATGATCTCACCGACGAACAGCAACGCGTGGTGACCCATGCGGATGGGCCCGCGGTGGTCATCGCCTGCCCGGGAAGCGGCAAGACCCGCGCCCTGACCCAACGCATGGGTTATCTCGTCCACCGGGGCGTTCCGCCGGCGGCTATCCTGGGCATCACCTTCACCCGTGCGGCAGCCGCGGAGATGAAGGCTCGCCTAGCCCGGCTGATCCCGCCCGCCATGGCCCGCCAGGTCCGCCTCTTCACCTTCCACGGGCTGGCGTACCAGATCCTGAAGGCCGCCCGGGGGCGCCCGAACGTCCTGGACGAGCGCGCACAAAAGGCGATGGCCGGGCAGCTCTTGCGCGAGTTTGAACTGAATGCGGACCAACCGGCAGTCGAATGCCTGCTGACCGACTTCGCCTTTCTCGTTGGTGCGCAGATCCCGCTGGAGCAGTTCCGTCCCGGCTCCTGCGACCCCGAGCGGTTTCGCCAAATCTGGGACCGCTACGGCGAACTGAAGGCGGAACGTGGCCTCGTGGACTTCGACGACCTCATCGTGCTGGCGCGCGACCTTCTCCGGAACACCCCCGCCCACCGGCGGGCGCTGGTCGCGCGCATCCGGCACCTGCTCGTCGACGAGTTCCAGGACACCAACGCCCTGCAGTGGGAGTTCCTGCAGCTGCTGATCCCCGCCGGGGACAACCTCATGGTCGTGGGCGACGACGACCAGGCGATCTACGGCTGGCGCGGCGCCTCCCCCTCCTTCATGCTGGATTTCCCCCGGCGCTTTCCCGGCTGCGCCACGCTACGGCTCAGCCGGAACTTCCGCTCCACCGCCTCGATCATCGCGCCGGCGGCCAGGCTGATTGCGTTCAACACCCGCCGCTTTGCCAAGGAGTTCGTCGCCGAGCGGGCCCCGGCGCAGCCGCCCGGCTTCGTCCGGCCCGAGGACGCTGCGGACGAGGCCGACCGGATCACCGCCGCGATCCGGGAGCAGCTGGCGGCCGGGGCGGACCCAACGCAACTGGCCGTGCTCTACCGGACGCACCTCCTGGCCTATCCGCTGATGAACCGCCTGGACCGGGCGGGCATCCCCTACCGGGTGATCGGCGGACGGCCGAACCCCTTCACCCGCTGGATGGCCCGTGACGCCCTGGCCTACCTGCGCTGGGCCTACGGGGAGGCCAGCCTGGAGGAGATCGCCCGGGTGCTGCGGCGCCCGGCGCGACCCGGCATCCCGAAGGAGCTCGTGCAGGAGCTGCAGCAGGCCCACGTGGAGCCGGGGGCCGTGCTGGACTGGCTGGCCGACCGGGTCACCGCCGTCGGAGCCTACGAACTGCGCCGCCTCCGGAAACAGCTGCAGCGGCTGACGAAGACGCCGGCCGGCCAGGCGATCAGCTTCATCCGGGGTGAGATCGGCTACGACGAGTACATCCGGCAGTACTGCGGCTGGTCGGGGAGCGACCCGCAGGAGGCGGGCGAGGTGCTGAGTGCCCTGGAGCAGATCCCGGAGCCCGGCGAGAGCGCCAGGGTGTACATCGACCTGGCTTCGCAGGAGGAACTACGGGGGGACGCCGGCGACCTGAACACCGGGGACGCCCGTGCTCCGAACACGCCGGCGGTCACGCTAGCGTCCTTTCACGGCAGCAAGGGGCTGGAGTGGGAGCGGGTCTGGCTGCTCTCGGCGGTGGAGGGCGCGATCCCGCACCGGCTGACGCTCGAGGAGGGCAGCCCGATGGCGCTGGAGGAGGAGCGCCGGCTGTTCTACGTGGGCATGACCCGGGCGAAGGACGTGCTGACCATCAGCGCGCCGCGCAGGCTGCTGGGCGCCGATGCGACGCCGTCCCGCTTCGTGGTGGAGGCAGGCATCTGGACGCCGCCGCCTCCGCCTGCGCAGCGGTCGCCGCTACGCCGGCTATGGCAAGCGGCGGTGGCCCGACCCGAACTGGCTTCCCCGGCACCGCAGCACGCCCCGCTGCAGCCGGAGTACGCCCCTCCGGCGGCGGACGACGACCAACTGCCGCCGGTTCTCCCGAGGGAGAGTTACGTCCCCGGTACCGTGTGCTGGCACAAGCGGTTTGGGGAGGGCGTGATCCTTTGGGTGAACGCCGAGGGGGGCCTGGTGGAGATCGCGTTTCGGGGCATCGCGGAGCCGAAGCTGCTCGCGATCGATGCGTGCATTCAGGCGCAGCTGGTGCGGGTGGCGAAGGGGTGA
- a CDS encoding YciI family protein: protein MNQWLYLLRPVRPELATNPTPEEAAAVERHFRRLQSMLAEGRLILAGRTLEDFPFGIVVFGAETEDEARAIMEGDPAVQEGVMTATLHPYRVALMRGT, encoded by the coding sequence ATGAACCAATGGCTCTACCTGCTGAGACCGGTGCGTCCCGAGCTGGCCACCAACCCCACCCCCGAGGAGGCGGCGGCGGTCGAACGCCACTTCCGGCGCCTGCAGAGCATGCTGGCCGAAGGCCGGCTGATCCTGGCCGGCCGTACCCTGGAAGACTTCCCCTTCGGCATCGTGGTCTTCGGGGCCGAGACGGAGGACGAGGCCCGAGCCATCATGGAGGGAGACCCCGCCGTGCAGGAGGGCGTCATGACGGCCACCCTGCACCCCTACCGGGTCGCCCTGATGCGCGGGACCTAA